Below is a genomic region from Persicimonas caeni.
TGCAGGGCGTCGGCAGTGTAGCGTACCAGGTTGACGTCGGGATCGTCGGTCGAAAGGATCAGCGCCGGGTAGCGGCACTTGACGGTGTCGCCGTCGGGCTTGATGTACTCGTAGGCCCCGCCGGTATTGTTCTCGCGCAGGTCCATATACTCACCCTGGCGCGCATCCAAGCAGGCGCGCACCGACGGGTCACAACTGCCCTGGGTGCCGTCGTACATCGTCTCGCCGTCCGGGACCCAATTCGACCCCAGGTAGTACTCGGCGCAGGTGCGGCCTTCGACGGCCATCGCGGCGAGCTTTTGAACCACGCGGTCCTCGAGCGTCTCGAGGTCGGCGTTGGGGTCACCGTCGTCGTCGACCTGGCCGACCTGGCCGACCACGTGCACGCGCGGGTTGTACTTGCAGGCATCTTCATACGAGGACGCCGTCGAATCCCACGAGCCGACCAGGTACGAGTCGGGATACGGCGGGCTGCTCGTGTAGCGCGGGTTGTTGACGCCGGTATGCTCGGTGTCGGTCATGAACGAGCGGATCGCCTTTTCGGTGTAGGTGTACGGATATTGTGCCGGGTCGTAGCCGAACGCCGAGCTCAGCGTGTTCGTGCCTACGTCGACACCACCGGGAAGCTCGGGCTCCGGGTTGCCGTCGGTGAGCATGATCACGTGCTTCGGACGGCAGTTTTTGTACGAGTCCTCGATGATCGGGCTGTCGTCGCTCAGCTTTCCCTTACGCCCGTGGGCGAAGTAGTGGTGGATGTCGTACATCGCTGCGGCCAGCGGCGTGGCGCGCGCGATGGGCTGGCGGCCGAGGGTGTATTTGTCGACGAACTTGTCGAGATCGTCGGAGAACTGCACGCCCAGCGCATCGTTGAGCGCACCGCTGAGGAGCCCCTCATCGTCGGCCTTCTTGGGCTCGAGCTTCATGTCCTCGTCGTCGCGCAAGTATCCGGCGTCGATCAAGGCGTATTGCACGTAGCTCGAGATCTGGCCGGCGATGCTCGTCGACATCTCCAGGGACTTGGGCCCGATCATCTGAAAGACGCCCAAGTTGTAGTTGAACTTGTCTGGCTCGCCGGCCTTGTCGGGCTCACCCTTGCCTTCGGTGACCCCGGCGAAGGTGTCGTCCTCCTTCATCGGATCCTGGAGGTGGTCGGCGCCCGACGAGCCCTTCCAATCCTTCCAAGCGTCATCCTCGCGGTCCTTGTAGCCGTCGAACATCGCCACGGCGAAGATGGCGTTACCGGCGACCGTGTCCATCAGGCCGTTGGGCACCTGGCCGTCGAAGACCTCCTGGAAGTGCGGGCGCGGCTCGGAGTAGTCGGGGAACTTGTCGAATTTGTTGTAGTCGCTCGACGCCAGATCGTCGCACAGGTCGCCGGTCTGAGCCGTGGCGTTGCGCTGGCGCGGCACCAACCAGCAGCCCGGCGCGTCGACGTTGGGGTTGAGGTCGCCGATCGAGCGGGTGTCGCCGTCGTAGCGAAGCACCATCTCTCCGGACAGAATCTCCTTGAGGCTGACGTGGCGCGGCTGGCTTTTGTTCTGCAGACGGGGGCCGACGCCGGTGGCATCACCGCGCATCGCCTCGATGCGGTTGTTGATGGTCGCGTCCGAGTAGTTGTCGCTCCAATCCGAACCAGTCTGCCAACCGGGACGGTCGTAGTCGGAGCAGTCGGCCTTCCAGACGTAGCAGGGCCCGTAGCGCTCGGTGTCGAGCAGCGACTTGCCGGCTTTCCACTCCGGGGCGCCGTCGTTGTTGTTGGGGTACTGCTCGTCGCCCTCGTCGGTCCATTCCATGCTCGCCGAGGTGTCCATCAAGATCATGATGAACGGCTTTTGCGACGCTCCCGTCGACTGGGCGTAGGCGGTGGTGCTCACGGTGCCGAAAAGCGCCGTCAGCGCGGCCACCGTCAGGGCGCGACGTCCAAATGTTGCGAACGCGGTAGGGCTGAGCATGGGGATCCTCACACGATTGCCGGAGCTATCAAAAATCCATCGTCGGTTGGCCATCTTGTCCTGCTCCATCTGATCGGGCTCCATCTTATTGGACTCCATCTTATTGAGCTCCACATTCGATGGGACCGATATACGTTTCGATCGCGGTGCGCTTGTCGGCGACCATGCCCGAGCCGCTCCAGTCGTGCGAGGGCTCGCCGACCAGCCCGCGGCTGACCACGGTGATCTTCTTGAAGCAGTAATTCTCGCCGTAACCCGCTGCCGGCGGCCCGTCCATCGGGTCGCGCAGCACGACCTCGAACTGCGAGCTCGACTCGCGGGCTTCGAACGACTTCTTGGAGCCGTTGGTCAGCAGGCCGGTCTCGCCGGTGATCGCGGTGACGTTCGGAAAGACCTTGTCGCCGCTGCCCGCCTTCTGCTTCAGGTGCAGATAGGCGCCGCGACGCGCCTCGGCTTGGCGCGCATTGGCGCTGGACAACTGCGACAGGTTGGTCACCTGCGGGCTCTGCATCATCGCCCAAAAGCCGCTGGCGTCTTTGCCGGCCATGTAAGCGGTGTAGCCGCTGGCCGCTTCGGCCAGGCCGGTGGCCTGGGCGCGCACGCGGTATGCCCCCGACTGCTGCAGGCTGGCGCGCGTGTCACGCATCGCCAGCATGCCCAGACCGGTGAGCACCAGGAGCACGAGCATCGTCAAGATCAGCGCGCTGCCCTGCTGCTGGGCGAGCCACTTTCGAGTCGTTGTGCGGTTCGTATTCATCGGAAACTCGGCTCCTAGTAGACGACGTTGCGCATCGAGAAGGTCGCCAGCTCGACATCACTCTGGACGGTCACCACGCGAGCGGCTCCCTCGGCGTCGGGGTTGACGTCGAAGTAGCGCATCGACATCTCCTTGTTGACCGTACCCGTCGAGTCCATGAAGAAGGCTTTGATATTGTCCGGGGCGTCTTTGCGCTCGTACTTGGTGCGCACCGACAGGCGAATGTGGGCCATGCGCGCCTCGCCGAATTCGCCGGTGTTCGGGTCCATGCACGCGCCTCCGCCCGGGTTGGCCCACTCGGTCAGCCAGGCCGCACCGGCCAACTCGCCCTGAGCGTTGCCGGCACAGTCGAACCAGACCTGGAAGTCGACCACGCGGTCGGCAATGACGACCTTGTCGCCGGTGGCGAGGCCCTCCAGCTTGGTCGTGGTGATGGCGTTGGGGTTGGTCGCCAACTCGCTGGCGATGCCGTCGCCGTTGAGTCGCTCGCGCACCAGGCGGAAGTTGAGCGGGTCACGCGGGTCACTCTCGACATGGTACCAGTACACGTCGATGAGCGCGGCGTCGTAGCCGATATCCTGATTGTCCTCGGTCTGACGCTGCAGCCCCACGGCGTGGTCGGCGCCGGCGCTGTCGTCGGCCTCGTTGTTACGCACCAACAGGTTGGTGGTGAATTCGATGGGAATCCCACCGAGCGACGCCGCCGGGATGGCCGTATCCGAGTAGGTCGGCACCGGATCGGCGGCGATGC
It encodes:
- a CDS encoding PilW family protein yields the protein MKIRLPKLLRRGFTLVELMVAVTLLGLIVGVIFSLFASTSDTLKEADSLADTLDRTRFAMERLSAEVRNAGSFGSPDSQGDRWYPSVNNAGSSSVRLAGVASYNGWQNDHTLLTTHGLDAAHTDSAVSGSVPAVGYDGFIVMGAIDFPQSFEITSLTFNSGNERVKGATIPANERGMFKLLVNNPFHTDPGLPQGIVPDDSADAGGDALKLSEASAVLTNDLSDRLIRVMDREGNSQVSGIAADPVPTYSDTAIPAASLGGIPIEFTTNLLVRNNEADDSAGADHAVGLQRQTEDNQDIGYDAALIDVYWYHVESDPRDPLNFRLVRERLNGDGIASELATNPNAITTTKLEGLATGDKVVIADRVVDFQVWFDCAGNAQGELAGAAWLTEWANPGGGACMDPNTGEFGEARMAHIRLSVRTKYERKDAPDNIKAFFMDSTGTVNKEMSMRYFDVNPDAEGAARVVTVQSDVELATFSMRNVVY